Within the Maribacter sp. BPC-D8 genome, the region CCTTCTTTTACTGAGTAAAAAGAATCTTTGCCAGCAGATTTCATTTCTTGAATCCAAGCAGCAGCTTCTAAGCCTTCAGCTTTAATAAATTCAAGACCTTTTTCTAAACCTACGGCATCCCAAATTTGAAATGGACCATGTTCCCAGCCAAAACCAGCTTTCATGGCATCGTCAATTTTGTAAAGCTCATCTGTAATTTCAGGTATTCTATGAGAAACGTAAGCGAACAACTGTCCGAAACTCTTACGGTAGAATTCACCTGCTTTATCTTTTCCACCACAAAGTACTGCAAAGCGATCAACTACTTTATCAACCGTTTTTGTTAATTCTAACGTGGCAAATTTTGCACTTTTTTTAGAACGATAATCCATCGTACCTAAATCAAGTGTTAATATTTCAGTTTTACCTTTTGCATCTTTCGATTTCTTATAGAAACCTTGTCCTGTTTTACTACCCAACCATTTGTTCTCCATCATGGTATTGATGAAACCTGGTAGTTTAAATAAATCGTGACGCTCATCATCTTTACAGTTATCATAAATACCATTGGCAACATGTACCAACGTATCTAAACCAACAACATCAACAGTTCTGAATGTAGCAGATTTTGGTCTACCGATTACAGGACCAGTAAGCTTATCAACTTCTTCAACAGTCATATCCAAATCTTTTACCATATGGAAAAGGCTTTGAATACTAAAGATTCCAATTCTATTACCTATAAACGCAGGAGTATCTTTGGCAACTACAGATGTCTTGCCTAAAAATTGTTCTCCGTATCCATTCAAAAAGCTCAATACATCATCATCTGTTTTTGGACCAGGAATGATTTCAAAAAGTTTTAAGTAACGTGCAGGGTTGAAAAAGTGCGTTCCACAGAAATGCTTTTGAAAGTCATCACTTCTTCCTTCAGACATAAATTTGATAGGAATACCAGAAGTGTTAGAAGTAATTAAAGTACCTGGAGTACGATACTTTTCGATATTTTCAAATACTTGTTTTTTAATATCTAATCGTTCAACAACAACTTCAATAATCCAATCGACTTTAGATATTTTTGAAATATCATCTTCCATGTTACCCGTAGTAATACGATTGGCAAAATTTTGATGATAAATAGGTGATGGTTTTGACTTTAACGCTGCCGTTAAAGAATCATTTACCATTCTGTTGCGAACTACCTTGTCTTCTAAGGTTAAACCTTTCGCTTTCTCTTTGTCATTTAGTTCTCTAGGAACAATATCTAACAATAAAACCTCTACGCCAATATTTGCAAAATGACAGGCTATACCGCTACCCATTATTCCTGAGCCAATGACCGCTACTTTTTTAATGTGCTTGTTCATGTACTTTATGCTGTATTAATTTGATAAGTTGTATTAAAATAATTTTTTGTCTGCTATAAGTTTATTGATGGCATCTGTCACTTCAAAAAAACTATCTAGTTTTTCATCTGTCACTTCATTTTTTACTGCCTCATTAAATCTAAGAACGGTACTTTTAGAATCGTTCCTTTTCTCTAGTCCGAAGTCTGTTAAATAAATAAGAACTCCTCTGCCGTCTTTAGGGTTAGGTTTTCTTAAAATAAGACCTTTTTGTTCCATACTTTTTAAGATCCTAGAAAGGCTAGTCGCTTCCATTCCCATTTTTGGACCTAGGGAAGTAGATGGTGTGCCCGTTTTTGGATCAATACTCAGTAATGTGAAACCAACAGCCATAGTAGAATCAAAATTCTTTGCTTCTTCATTATACATTCTAGCTACTGCTTGCCATGTAGCTCTCAACGCATAATCTATCGTTGCTTCTTTCATACTCCTTTAGTTGGTTCCCAAATATAAGAAAATTTATTATGCATGCATAATAAATTTTCTTATATTTTAGTTAATCAAATGTTACTAGCATAACTTAAGGCGTAATCATATATGTAATGTTTTTATGATCTATTTATTGTATAGAGGTTTGTTTATTAGCTAGATAGATGAAAAGTATTTTTTTTGATATTAGGTACGTTATCACTTTTTTTTTGAAATACTTATATTAAAAACAAAAGCCCAACTAAATACCTTTTTCAAGGTTTAGTTGGGCTTCATAATTTATTACTATTAAATTATTTGATGATATTTAAGAATCAATGCTCATAAATATCATTATATAGATTGATATATTTTTGCTTAATAATCTTTCTTTTCATTTTCATAGTAGGTGTAAGGTGTCCTTCTTCCATGCTCCAAACATCAGGGGTTAGTCTAAATTGTTTGATTTTCTCCCATTTGGCAAAATTTTCATTTGCTAGAGCTACTTCTTCATTAATTCTGGCAATAACTTTTTCGTTAGTTGCGATATCAGTATTATCGCTAATAGAAATATTCTTCCTTTTAGCCCATTCTTTAATATACTCAAAATTTGGCTGTATTAATGCAGCAGGCATTTTCTCGCTTTCACCGACTACCATAATTTGCTCTATGAATTGCGACTGTTTAAAGCGATTTTCTAAAAGTTGAGGAGCGACATATTTACCACCAGAGGTTTTAAACATTTCTTTTTTACGATCTGTAATCTTTAAGAATCCGTCACTATCTAATTCACCAATATCACCAGTTAAGAAATAACCATCAACGATAACCTCTTTAGTTTTTGCTTCGTCTTTATAATAGCCTAGCATAACTTGTGGTCCCTTAATGCATATTTCACCATCTGCAGCAATCTTAACTTCAGTGTGGTCTATAGGTTTACCAACACTACCAATTCTGAATCCGCCTTCACGCATATCATTAACCGAAATTACGGGTGAAGTTTCAGATAATCCGTACCCTTCCATGAGTCCGAATTCTGCGGCATTAAAAATTCTAGATAATCTTGGTTGTAAAGCTGCGCTACCAGAGGCAATTAAACCTAGGTTACCACCTAAACCTTCTTTCCACTTACTGAAAATTAATTTTCTGGCAATAGAGAGTTGTGTTTCGTACCACCATCCGTTTTGACCGTATGGTTCATATCTAAGACCCAAGTCTACAGCCCAAAAGAATAGTTTCTTTTTAATACCGGTTAGCTCTGTTCCTTTGGCGTAGATTTTATCATACACCTTTTCTAAAAGTCTTGGTACCGCTGTCATTACATGCGGACTAGTTTCTTTTAAATTATCGCTTATTTTATCTAAAGATTCAGCATAGTAAATAGAAACACCTCTAAATTGATATAAGTAAATTAACATTCGCTCATATACATGGCATAGAGGTAAGAAACTTAATGCTTTTGTTTTTCCGTCTTCTATCGGGAAGCGCTTAGAACTTTCAATGGCATTAGTTACCAAATTATTATGCGATAGCATAACACCTTTAGGTCTACCTGTTGTACCTGAAGTATAAATTAATGTTGCCAAATGGTTTGGTGTAACGGCATTCATTAATTTTTCAACTTCATCTTGATTAGATGTATCTGTACCTAATTCTAAAACCTTTTCCCAGCTATCGCAATTAGAGACCTCTTCAAAAGAATAGACATTTTCTAAGCTTTTGACTTGATCTTTAATTGAAAGCACTTTTTCATATACTTCATTGCAAGAAACAAAACAGAATTTTGCTTCTGAGTGATTAAGCACATAGGCGTAATCTTCTTCAGATATCGTTGGGTAAATTGGTACGTTCTGAGCACCAAGTTGAAGAATACCGATGTCCATAATATTCCACTCCGTTCTGTTGGTGAGTGATATTACGGCAATCTTGTCATTAGGTTTTACCCCTAGGCGCAAAAGACCACGACTAATGGTGTTTGCTTTATCTATATATTCTTGAGTAGATGTTTTTATCCACTCTCCATTTTTTTTTGACACCAATGCCTCTTTTAAGGCATGCTTTTCAAGCTGATAATATGGAAAGTCGAAAAGACGGGTTACTTTTTGCATACTTTATTTCTAATAGAATATGCAAAATAGTGAAAGAACTCGATATTTTAAAATTGTATTGCTAAATAAACTAGCATCTTATTACAATATTCTTAATTGTAGACTTTTACAGTGCAAAGTATCGAAAATTACCATTTATCTACAATAAATTGTATTTGAGCGTGTTATGTATACATCTCAAGCTAATGTAGGAAAATTCTTTAAAAAGTTAAACTAGATTTGAGTAGAAAATTTTATTTAAAAATTATTCGAATATGGAAAAAAACTACATTTTTAAACTATATACTCAGGTAATAGCGGTAATCATATTTACTTTTTTAAGTAGTAATATAAATGCTCAGGCAGAACCTTTCAACTGTGATTTTAACGCATACCTGTTTCAATACAATGATATATATGCATTAGACCTTGCATCAGGTAGTTCGTATTTAGTAGCCGAAAATATAACTCCGGGTAATGTAAACGGTGTAGGTTACAATCCAACAGATGGTTATTTATGGGGCTATTTATCGACCCCATCTCGTACCATAGTTAGAATAGGGAAAAACTACATTGTAGATCAGTATACTATACCAGAATTACCAACGGGTAATAAATATGTTGGTGATATATCGCCAGATGGTGTTTATTATTTTAAAGCAGGTGGCTCTTCTTATTATAAAGTAGATATCAATCCTGATTCACCAACGTATCTTGAGTATTTAGGCGCATTTGAATTAAGTCAGAGTTTAGCTATTGCTGATTGGGCTTTTAATGCTGCCGACGGTAATTTATATACTGTAGAAGGTAGAAGTAGGGTTTTGTATAAAATTGACCCCGAGACTGGTAAGGTGTACAACTTAGGCGAAGTACCTATTCTTGATGGTTTAAAATACACTTTTGGAGCTGTTTATTTTGATGTAGATGGTAACTTTTATATCTCTGCTAACCAAACAGGTTCGGTTTATAAAATAGAGCAAGTCCAAAATATATCGGACGGAAATATGAATTCAAATATTTTTGCATTCGGTCCGGCTGCATCTAGTAATGACGGTGCACGTTGCCCCACAGCACCTGTACCGCAAGAAGATTGTATGAATGGTGTAGATGATGATGGCGACGGATTAGTTGATTGCGATGACCCTTCTTGTTCTGGTGTTGCTGCTTGTCCGGTAATTGTAACTACTTCTAGTGCTAATAAAGGCGGATTAGAAAGTAACGATAGGCTAGCGAATTTGATTAGTAAAAGAAATTTTAATAGAGCAAAAACCAATTATGTATTTGATAAGTTGAATGCGAAGAAACTTGTTAAAAATGCTTTCTACGGACTAACCTCTAAAACAGCGATTGATGAGATACCTTTAAATAGCTTAGTGCCATTGGGTGTAGTAGGTGAGACAAGTACAATAGAATCATCACCTAGCGATTTATTAGACTTAACGAATGCATCAGATATCTACTCGGTAGATTATTTAAATGGTTCTAAAAATTTAGGATCTTTGATGGTCATTAAAACAGATAACAAGGTTTATGAGCATAGTAAGTTTATCTGTGATCGTTTTCTGGGAGCGCAATTATTATCTGTTTCGAATATTCAGTTACGCGAAAAAGATTTTATCAAGTCCATTATTAAACAACCAGATGGTAGTCTTGAATTTGCTTTGACTTTCTCAGCTAGGGTAAATGCTGACGATAATTTTACCATAGAATCACATTGGAATATTGATGCATATGCCAGTGATACAGCGTATTATAATTTTCAGATATGGTCTAATTCGGTAGATGATTTATTATTACTAGCCGATGAAATTTTAAATCTATTAGAAGTTAATGCAGCTATAACTCAGTACAATGGGTCGACACCGCCGCCAGTTTTCGTAAAGTCTGCTAGCTATAAAAATGGTGAAGTTTTATTGAACTTAGTGAACAATAACAATTCTCAAAGTATTAATCTAGAGGGAGGTTTAAAACTTACTGAAACTAGCGATACTGAAGTATTAGGAGTAACTGCAGATATCGATGGATATTTAGATTCTGTAGCATTAAAAACAGGGACTTTGTTCGATTTAGGTTTTAGAATAAGTGCAGGTTTAGGTATGACGCCAGATGATCTTTTTGTAGCTGACGCACCATGGGGTTTAGATGATTCTGCTGAAGAAACTACTGTAACTACTTATGAAGTGTTACCAGCGGATGGACCGTATGTTGGAGAAGGGTATCCTATTGAAAGAAATATAAAATTAGAAGGTAATACTAGTTACTATTTAGGCGTGTACCGCGCTTTGAGTCCGAGGTTTGCAGCTGTCGATTTAAGTGAATATACAAAAGTAAGTTTTGAAGCAAAAGGAACAGGTAGTTTAGATGTGCAGTTGATAAAAGGTGATGGTTCAATTTATAAAACTACTATCAGTTTAGAAAGTGAAATGGATGAATACACATTATCTGCAACCGATTTTAAAAACGATTCGGATGCTAGTACTGATTTCTCTGATTTAAAAGTGCTTTCTTTTAATCTAGTTGCGGAGAATGGGTATGCAGAAGAGAAGTCGATGGAACTACAGAGTATAGATTTTCATAACCGTGAACTGGGTCAAGAGTTTGTAGATTCAGATTTGAATAAGTCAATTGTATATCCGAACCCAATGATAGAAAGTACCAGCTTGTATTTTTACGAAGAAAACGCAGATACCTATCAATTAGATATTTACTCTTTGAGCGGTAAATTAATTGGTAACCATCATATGGAAGGTGAAAGTATAGCAGGGCAGAATGAAATAACAATAGAAAGAAAAGACCTATCCCCAGGGTTATACCTATACAAACTACAAAACTCCAATGAGAAAACATGGAGCGGTAGATTGTTGGTTAGATAATACGTTTTGGTTGTAAAAAAAGCTGTGTACCCCAGACATGGGAGTGCACAGCTTTTATATTTATATAGTTTTATGGGATTATTTCTGATTAATAACCCACTCTTTCGCATTAGTAAAAGCCTCTATCCATGGAGAAACTTCATCAGTTCTATCCGTTGGATAATGTGCCCAGTTCCATGGAAAGATAGAACGTTCAATATGTGGCATCGTTACTAAGTGACGACCAGTTTTATCGCAAAGCATAGCAGTGTTAAAATCACTACCATTCGGATTTGCTGGATAACCTTCGTAACCATATTTGGCAACAATATCATAACTCTCTTCAGACTGTGGTAAATCGAATTTTCC harbors:
- a CDS encoding 3-hydroxyacyl-CoA dehydrogenase/enoyl-CoA hydratase family protein; the encoded protein is MNKHIKKVAVIGSGIMGSGIACHFANIGVEVLLLDIVPRELNDKEKAKGLTLEDKVVRNRMVNDSLTAALKSKPSPIYHQNFANRITTGNMEDDISKISKVDWIIEVVVERLDIKKQVFENIEKYRTPGTLITSNTSGIPIKFMSEGRSDDFQKHFCGTHFFNPARYLKLFEIIPGPKTDDDVLSFLNGYGEQFLGKTSVVAKDTPAFIGNRIGIFSIQSLFHMVKDLDMTVEEVDKLTGPVIGRPKSATFRTVDVVGLDTLVHVANGIYDNCKDDERHDLFKLPGFINTMMENKWLGSKTGQGFYKKSKDAKGKTEILTLDLGTMDYRSKKSAKFATLELTKTVDKVVDRFAVLCGGKDKAGEFYRKSFGQLFAYVSHRIPEITDELYKIDDAMKAGFGWEHGPFQIWDAVGLEKGLEFIKAEGLEAAAWIQEMKSAGKDSFYSVKEGSTYFYDIPKKSMEKIPGQDSFIILDNIRKSKEVFKNAGVVVEDIGDGILNVEFQSKMNTIGGDVLTGLNKAIDIAEKDFQGLVVGNQAPNFSVGANIGMIFMMAVEQEYDELNMAIKFFQDSMMRMRYSSIPTISAPHGMALGGGCEISLHADKVVAAAETYMGLVEFGVGVLPGGGGSKEMALRAQDTFKKGDVELNVLQEYFLTIGMAKVSTSAYEAFDLGLLQKGKDVVVVNKDRQIATAKAHAILMAESGYTQPAARNDIKVLGKQALGMFVVGTDAMEASHYISEHDKKIANKLAYVMAGGDLSEPTLVSEQYLLDIEREAFLSLCTERKTLERIQHMLKTGKPLRN
- a CDS encoding MarR family winged helix-turn-helix transcriptional regulator, whose product is MKEATIDYALRATWQAVARMYNEEAKNFDSTMAVGFTLLSIDPKTGTPSTSLGPKMGMEATSLSRILKSMEQKGLILRKPNPKDGRGVLIYLTDFGLEKRNDSKSTVLRFNEAVKNEVTDEKLDSFFEVTDAINKLIADKKLF
- a CDS encoding AMP-dependent synthetase/ligase is translated as MQKVTRLFDFPYYQLEKHALKEALVSKKNGEWIKTSTQEYIDKANTISRGLLRLGVKPNDKIAVISLTNRTEWNIMDIGILQLGAQNVPIYPTISEEDYAYVLNHSEAKFCFVSCNEVYEKVLSIKDQVKSLENVYSFEEVSNCDSWEKVLELGTDTSNQDEVEKLMNAVTPNHLATLIYTSGTTGRPKGVMLSHNNLVTNAIESSKRFPIEDGKTKALSFLPLCHVYERMLIYLYQFRGVSIYYAESLDKISDNLKETSPHVMTAVPRLLEKVYDKIYAKGTELTGIKKKLFFWAVDLGLRYEPYGQNGWWYETQLSIARKLIFSKWKEGLGGNLGLIASGSAALQPRLSRIFNAAEFGLMEGYGLSETSPVISVNDMREGGFRIGSVGKPIDHTEVKIAADGEICIKGPQVMLGYYKDEAKTKEVIVDGYFLTGDIGELDSDGFLKITDRKKEMFKTSGGKYVAPQLLENRFKQSQFIEQIMVVGESEKMPAALIQPNFEYIKEWAKRKNISISDNTDIATNEKVIARINEEVALANENFAKWEKIKQFRLTPDVWSMEEGHLTPTMKMKRKIIKQKYINLYNDIYEH
- a CDS encoding DUF6923 family protein, with the protein product MEKNYIFKLYTQVIAVIIFTFLSSNINAQAEPFNCDFNAYLFQYNDIYALDLASGSSYLVAENITPGNVNGVGYNPTDGYLWGYLSTPSRTIVRIGKNYIVDQYTIPELPTGNKYVGDISPDGVYYFKAGGSSYYKVDINPDSPTYLEYLGAFELSQSLAIADWAFNAADGNLYTVEGRSRVLYKIDPETGKVYNLGEVPILDGLKYTFGAVYFDVDGNFYISANQTGSVYKIEQVQNISDGNMNSNIFAFGPAASSNDGARCPTAPVPQEDCMNGVDDDGDGLVDCDDPSCSGVAACPVIVTTSSANKGGLESNDRLANLISKRNFNRAKTNYVFDKLNAKKLVKNAFYGLTSKTAIDEIPLNSLVPLGVVGETSTIESSPSDLLDLTNASDIYSVDYLNGSKNLGSLMVIKTDNKVYEHSKFICDRFLGAQLLSVSNIQLREKDFIKSIIKQPDGSLEFALTFSARVNADDNFTIESHWNIDAYASDTAYYNFQIWSNSVDDLLLLADEILNLLEVNAAITQYNGSTPPPVFVKSASYKNGEVLLNLVNNNNSQSINLEGGLKLTETSDTEVLGVTADIDGYLDSVALKTGTLFDLGFRISAGLGMTPDDLFVADAPWGLDDSAEETTVTTYEVLPADGPYVGEGYPIERNIKLEGNTSYYLGVYRALSPRFAAVDLSEYTKVSFEAKGTGSLDVQLIKGDGSIYKTTISLESEMDEYTLSATDFKNDSDASTDFSDLKVLSFNLVAENGYAEEKSMELQSIDFHNRELGQEFVDSDLNKSIVYPNPMIESTSLYFYEENADTYQLDIYSLSGKLIGNHHMEGESIAGQNEITIERKDLSPGLYLYKLQNSNEKTWSGRLLVR